A part of Caretta caretta isolate rCarCar2 chromosome 1, rCarCar1.hap1, whole genome shotgun sequence genomic DNA contains:
- the LOC125635639 gene encoding endogenous retrovirus group K member 9 Pol protein isoform X1, translated as MRAATAGSAGLDLIMQEDTDFRLPGEVCAIPTQVTGPLPAGFVGLVLPRSHAGKQGFFVIPGVIDADYTGVIKVQVWTHLPQSLPRGRSIAQLILVPYQVPAAEDRTRGGGGFGSTLSHSPSHSASSPLVALTMSVRPSKPQLTLLLDDVPFTGLVDTGADVTVIRDLEWPDRCGFQLGVCDRHLNNMAWHQGLSNPIPEFQLTLEETALPPESTTTGRKRRRRSVPSQPVTWGAVKALVAAAQRRLAADQQPETPETLFVAILAQITANSVMIVCLLCLLFPVGVGSEAPPPL; from the exons atgagggcggcgactgctggaagtgcagggcttgatttgatcatgcaggaggacactgactttcggctgccaggggaggtctgtgccatacctacacaggtgacgggacctctccctgccggctttgtaggtcttgttctccctcgctcacatgctgggaaacagggcttttttgtcattccaggagtcattgatgctgattacactggcgttattaaggttcaggtgtggactcatcttccacagtcgctcccgcgtggacggtcaattgcacaattgattttagtcccctatcaggtgccagctgccgaggatcgaactcggggcggaggcggctttggatcgacgttgtctcactcgccgtctcacagcgcgtcttctccacttgttgctctgacaatgtcagtccgcccctcgaagcctcagttaacacttctcttagatgatgttccttttacagggctggtggacactggagctgacgttacggtgattcgtgatctggagtggccg gaccgttgtgggttccagctcggtgtgtgcgaccggcacttaaacaacatggcatggcaccagggactgtcgaatcccataccagagtttcagctgaccttggaggagaccgcgttgccccccgagtcgacaacgacgggacggaaacggaggaggcgtagcgtcccaagccagcccgtgacatggggagcagtaaaagcattggtcgccgcggctcaacgaagactggcagcagatcaacagccagagactcctgagactttgtttgtggcgattctcgcccaaatcactgctaattctgtgatgattgtgtgccttttgtgcctgctatttcctgtaggggttggctcagAAGCGCCTCCCCCGTTataa
- the LOC125635639 gene encoding uncharacterized protein LOC125635639 isoform X2 has translation MVHAAKARSDLTAEELADLVSVCPVTWQNDDQGNPVGTWTTLPYSVVREVKKAIREFGLTSTFVRGLIEGMGTGYSLIPEDWKTLLHMMMSPSQYVIWLSEYRQMAERQAQDRCGFQLGVCDRHLNNMAWHQGLSNPIPEFQLTLEETALPPESTTTGRKRRRRSVPSQPVTWGAVKALVAAAQRRLAADQQPETPETLFVAILAQITANSVMIVCLLCLLFPVGVGSEAPPPL, from the exons atggttcacgcagcgaaagctcgatcagatcttacagcggaggagctggctgatctggtctccgtttgcccggtgacctggcagaatgatgaccagggcaaccccgtgggcacctggaccactttgccatactcggtggttagagaggtaaagaaagcaattcgtgaatttggcctgactagcacctttgtgcgtggtctcattgaagggatgggtactgggtactccctaatccctgaggattggaaaacgctgctgcacATGATGAtgtcacccagtcagtatgttatttggcttagtgagtatcggcagatggcagaacgccaagctcag gaccgttgtgggttccagctcggtgtgtgcgaccggcacttaaacaacatggcatggcaccagggactgtcgaatcccataccagagtttcagctgaccttggaggagaccgcgttgccccccgagtcgacaacgacgggacggaaacggaggaggcgtagcgtcccaagccagcccgtgacatggggagcagtaaaagcattggtcgccgcggctcaacgaagactggcagcagatcaacagccagagactcctgagactttgtttgtggcgattctcgcccaaatcactgctaattctgtgatgattgtgtgccttttgtgcctgctatttcctgtaggggttggctcagAAGCGCCTCCCCCGTTataa